The following is a genomic window from Pseudomonadota bacterium.
ACCAAAACATGCACTCACCATTAACAGAATACCTTGGTAAACAATGAAAAGAGTAATAAGTCTAGTGGGCCAGTAAATAAGCGGTTTCGTCGTATTTATATCTAACCCTAATGCACCAAGTACAACATCAGATGCCAAAACTGACAGCATGCCACTCAAAGCAAATATCAAAAATATCACCAAAAGATGTATTTTTGACCTTGCATTAAACGCAGTTGTTAAACGTTGTATCAACGGTTCTAGCTTTCTGTTGAGATCTTTGTTCATAATTACCAAATTTCAAATGTGTGACCCGTACAGGTCCTTGCGAAACATTAATTATCAGACCATATACTGCGGTAAGCCTCTCCGAAGTCAAGACTTCGTCAGCACTTCGTTGATCGACTATCTCGCCATCCCTGACAAGAAACAAAAATGCTCATGTAAAAATTTTCGACTATTTGAAATACAGTGTACACTCGCTAGGAACCAGCAATCTGAAATTTCTGAAGAAACATACAGCCCTAGGCCACAAACATGAATTATGAAAAAATTAAATCCAAATTAGCAATATTAATTTTATTCTGTGTTTGCTCCGCAATTAGCTTCACCATATTACTCGGACCAGCTTATGTCTTGGCGAAAATAGAAATACCCGCTTGGATTGTTATAGTATTTCTCGTCATTTACGTGATTTCTGTTGGATATTTGGTAGACAAATATAAAATAACCGAAAAGATGTATTGGAATCCGCGTCGCCGTATAGAGAAGCGGTTTAATTCCACGGAAGACTAATCCGTAAGACTAGCTTCACGCAAAACCTCACAAAGGAGATTGTATATGAGTGCGACAAAAATACTGTCTGATTTTGCAAACAAGATAGAATTTAATGACCTCTCTTTAGAAGCGGTTACGAATACAAAACGCCATATACTTGATTGCATTGGCGTGGGCCTAGCAGCAACAGTAGAGCCAGCAGGGCAAACAATTATTGATATTACGCGGGAACAAGGGGGGGATCCCAAAGCTTCGGTATTTGGAACTAACCTGCGAACAGGCGTAGTATCTACTGCTTGGGCTAATGGGGCTCTCTCACATCTATTAGATTTTGACGATACGGGCTTCTCACACCCAACCGCTTGTATTCTTCCCGCAGCAATAGCTGTTGCCGAAGAAACAAGTGCATCAGGTAAAGAATTAGTAGCTGCAGTTTGTATTGGCCTGGAGGTTTTTGAGCGCATGTCTTCATCGGGCCGTCAATATGAGCATGTTTTTCGTGCACGCGGATTCCACCCGACGTCATTGTATGGTTGCTCGGCAGCAGCAGCAGCTGCCGGGAAAATTGCCCGTCTGGACCCTGTGCAGATGGCTGTAGCCATCGGCTTAGCAGCCGCGAATGCCGGAGGCCTCACTCAACATTTCGGCACCCCCGGAAAGGGTATTCATGCCGGCAATGCAGCTAGGGCCGGCGTAACATCAGTACTTTTAGCTCGACAGGGTTACGTCGCTGACCCCGAGGGTTTGGAAGGTGATTACGGATTCTATTCTGCTTTTCATGGGGACGGGAATTATACGCTTGATAACATATCTGCGGGGTTAGGCACGGTTTGGTCCATTGTCGATCCTGGATTGACAATTAAAAGATATCCATGCTGTGGCGGTAATTTGCGCGCTCTTGACGCAGCTAGAGAACTCATTGAAGAAAATAATATTTCTATAGATAAGGTTGAAAGTTTAGTTGTAGACGTGCATCCGGATCTTCTCGATATTGTCCGATTTCATAAACCTACTAAAGGATTTCGCGGCAAATTTTCTATAGACTACGTGCTTGCTGGGATGTTGCTAGATCATAAAGTAGATTTAAATTCGTTTTCTGACGAGTATTGCAATGCACCGAAGATGCGAGAGGCGTTAGGCAAGGTGCGCGTAAATGCACATGAGGAATGGGCTAATGACACAGCGTCTCGTCGAAAATCCCCTGTCACAATCCAAATGAAAGATGGGCGCATTTACACTAAGCAAGTGGATCATGTAAGAGGTAGTCCTGGGAACCCGCTCACAAGAGATGAACTTGTGGAAAAATATCGCAGTTGTGCGTCACGTGTTCTGAATAAAGAAAAATTGGCAGAGTCCATTGAGGCAATTGAAACACTTGAAGCGGCTCCATCACTTGGTTGCTTAACGGAGACACTGCGTGTCGATTGAGTTTTTATGATGTGTGGGGCATCCTAGAGAAAACTCTGTATGTCAACGCGCCTTGAATACGCCTGACCGTACCGCATCGACCGGCGATTGATAAGCCTATCATTGTAGATGGGGTGGCTGATGGGATTTGAACCCACGGCCTCCTGATCCACAATCCTAGGGGCTGCCCT
Proteins encoded in this region:
- a CDS encoding MmgE/PrpD family protein — protein: MSATKILSDFANKIEFNDLSLEAVTNTKRHILDCIGVGLAATVEPAGQTIIDITREQGGDPKASVFGTNLRTGVVSTAWANGALSHLLDFDDTGFSHPTACILPAAIAVAEETSASGKELVAAVCIGLEVFERMSSSGRQYEHVFRARGFHPTSLYGCSAAAAAAGKIARLDPVQMAVAIGLAAANAGGLTQHFGTPGKGIHAGNAARAGVTSVLLARQGYVADPEGLEGDYGFYSAFHGDGNYTLDNISAGLGTVWSIVDPGLTIKRYPCCGGNLRALDAARELIEENNISIDKVESLVVDVHPDLLDIVRFHKPTKGFRGKFSIDYVLAGMLLDHKVDLNSFSDEYCNAPKMREALGKVRVNAHEEWANDTASRRKSPVTIQMKDGRIYTKQVDHVRGSPGNPLTRDELVEKYRSCASRVLNKEKLAESIEAIETLEAAPSLGCLTETLRVD